The Oryza glaberrima chromosome 9, OglaRS2, whole genome shotgun sequence genome includes a window with the following:
- the LOC127785126 gene encoding SKP1-like protein 5: protein MASAAAADVAADGKKMILLVSSDGVKFELSEAAASLSKTLGNMIEDDCATNGAIPLANVASDILAKVVEYCNKHAAAAAAKASGEEELRRFDAEFVNIDRKKLFGLINAANFLDMPCLLELTCQRAADFIKDMMPEQVRKVFGIENDFTPEEEAEVRNENAWAYEI from the coding sequence ATGGcatcggcagcagcagcagacgtTGCCGCCGACGGCAAGAAGATGATCCTGCTGGTCAGCTCGGACGGTGTGAAATTCGAGctgtcggaggcggcggcgagcctgtCCAAGACGTTGGGTAACATGATCGAGGATGACTGCGCCACCAACGGTGCCATCCCTCTCGCCAACGTCGCCTCCGACATCCTCGCCAAGGTGGTCGAGTACTGCAacaagcacgccgccgccgccgccgcgaaagctagcggggaggaggagcttAGGAGGTTCGACGCTGAGTTCGTCAACATCGACAGGAAGAAGTTGTTCGGCCTGATCAATGCCGCCAACTTCCTGGACATGCCGTGCCTGCTGGAGCTGACATGCCAGCGCGCGGCGGACTTCATCAAAGACATGATGCCGGAGCAGGTCAGGAAGGTATTTGGGATCGAGAACGACTtcacgccggaggaggaggccgaggtcCGTAACGAGAACGCCTGGGCCTATGAGATATAG
- the LOC127783661 gene encoding SKP1-like protein 5 — protein sequence MAAVKEGADAGDSKILLISSDGQHFQVTEAEASMSKLVSNMIEDECTENGVPLPNVASNVLAKVLEYCKKHAAAATAEDIAVKDQELKSFDASFIDVDNTMLFGLILAANYLNVPSLLDLACQHMADLIKGKTVQEIRDTFGIVNDFTPEEEEEIRKENEWAFEN from the coding sequence ATGGCGGCAGTAAAGGAGggagccgacgccggcgacagCAAAATCCTTCTGATCAGCTCGGACGGGCAGCACTTCCAGGTGACGGAGGCAGAGGCGAGCATGTCGAAGCTAGTGAGCAACATGATCGAGGACGAATGCACGGAGAACGGCGTCCCTCTCCCCAACGTCGCCTCCAACGTCCTCGCCAAGGTGCTCGAGTACTGCAAGaaacacgccgccgccgccacggccgagGACATCGCCGTGAAGGATCAGGAGCTGAAGAGCTTCGATGCCAGCTTCATCGATGTCGACAACACGATGCTGTTCGGCCTGATCTTGGCCGCCAACTACTTGAACGTGCCGTCTCTACTTGATCTTGCGTGCCAACACATGGCTGACTTGATCAAGGGCAAGACGGTACAGGAGATCAGGGACACGTTCGGGATCGTCAACGACTTCAcaccagaggaggaggaggagattcgCAAGGAGAACGAATGGGCTTTCGAGAACTAG